Below is a genomic region from Candidatus Hydrogenedentota bacterium.
CATTGTGTGACGAGTTCGTTGCCCACCGGGTCCCACCATGTCCATGCGGGTTTGGGCGGGGCGGAAAGCCACGCCACTTCAATCGGTTGGGCGGCCGCCAGCTTTGGCGCGCTGCGCGCGCCAATGTTGCGGTACCAGATGACCTTGCCCCAGATCGAGTTGACGACGATGTCCGGCAGGCCATCGTGGTCCCAATCGGCGACGGAGAGCGTGGTGTACCCCCATTTCGCTTCGGCGGGACCCTGGATAGACCCGTTTGGACCCGCCTGAATGCGTATGACCTTGCCGTCGGCCTCGAGTTTTTTAGGTGCGGCCCATTTTGGCGGGGAGCCGCCGAGATTCTCGAACACTTCGATGTACCCCGCCGTATTGCCGGACACGATGTCTTCGTCGCCGTCGTTGTCCCAGTCAAAGCTGACGGGCGTGGCGAGCGCGCCGCACTTTAGATATTCCGCCTGCTGCTGGAAGTAGACCGGCGGTTTGAATTGCGGCATGCGGTCGACGATCTCGCCGGTGTGTTCGATCAGCGCGACGCGGCCGTCCTCATCGCCAACGATCAGGTCCTGGTCACCGTCTTTGTCCCAATCGATCGCCACGGGCACGATCATCTGCAAGTCCATTCGCACCGGTTCGCCGCGATAGGTGAGTGGACGCCCCGCGGCAAATTCGGGATCGGTCCGCGTGCCGATGTTTTCGAACCAGGTGAACCCGTCGAGGAATTCGCCGCAAATGAGATCGAGATCGCCGTCGCCGTCGAAATCCTCGAGATTCGGCGATGGCATGCCGTACCCGTCAACAGGTTTGCCGTCCGCTTCGAGCTTGACCGGTTCGGCGAGCGCGGGCGCGTCGATGGTTCCGGTGTTCCGCGCGAAGTAGACCCAGCCCCGCAAGGGGCCGTTGGTCCAATTGCCGTTGGCGTCGTACGCGTTGTCCCAGCCGTACTCCGTCCACTCGCCGATACCGACGATCAGATCGTGGATGCCGTCGCCGTCGTAGTCCGCCCATTTCCACTGGTTCGCGCGCAGCTTGCCAGTGAGGTTGAGTTTCGGGTCCAGCGGCAGCGGGCGCGAGGTGTCCAACCCATTCGTCAAGAACTGGTGGTGCTCGAGCCCGGGCGTCAGGACATGAGGTTTGCCGTTGACATAGGAGACTTGCGCGTTCTGCAGCGATTTACTGATACGCACGCCCGGTTTGAATACAGGAAACCTCATGTCGCCGTCAACATTCTCGAAGAAGAATGTCCCCGCTTGCGGTTTGTCGGGACACGTCACCACGAGGTCGTAATCCCCGTCCCCGTCGAAATCCATCGGCAAGGGCCACGCCCACAGGCCCACGCCCAGATCGACGACGAGACCGGGGTTGTTGTACTTGATCGGCGCGAGATGTTCTTCCGCGGCCAATGGCAACGACGTGTAGAGCAGGCAGGCGATAAGCGGCATCATAATTCGGTTCATGGTGTGTTCCGTGGAAAGCTCGGAGTTATCGGGCACCATCGCATGATGCGTTGCATCGTGACTGCCATGCAAGCTTCCTGTTTCGTCCAATGTCGATGGACATGATGGACGGAATGGACCGAATGGTATAGACAGAATGCACACTACACGGCATAGCCGCAGCCGAAGGGTTTCCTCCATCAATCTCAGATTTGAGATTTGAGAGGGCAAGAACTTGAATATGATGGGCTGATGCGAAACGGGCGAAACATTTTACGCAGCTTGTTTAGAATCCATGAAGAGGACCAAAGGGCCGGGTCTGTCAGGTCTGGCGGGTGGATGTCCGTCATGGACGGACTGGATGAATGGGAGGTATGGGAGGGGCGGCCGTTGGGTTGGAAGGAGGGTTGGCCGAGGATGCGGAACATATCCGTATAGGCGTGGGCCGGTCACGGGCGTACCGGGCGTGAGGCAGGCCGACAACATCGTATCCGCACAGACATGGGCGGGTCGGTGCATGCGAAGTAAAATGCAGGAGCAAAGCGGAGCTTTTCGAACGGCGTTCGAAGACGAGCCGCCGTTGGAGCGCGTTACGAAATGGAAATTTCGTAACGAGAAGAAAGGACGGATTGGCGCTTTGTCTGTTGCTGACGTTTCCGTTTTCGCTTGGGTGTGGGTGCGTCGGGGCGGTCGGAGGGATTCGACCGGGGGTTGGGTTTCGTGGAGGCGTGGGCGTATGGAGGCCATGGGAGTGGCGAGAGCTAGGTCCCGTAGCTCTCGGCGCAAATCGAGAGCACGATTACGAGCACGACCCTCCATCGCCCGATCGGCCGCGGAGGACAAGTCACGAGCACGATAACGCAGCTACGCAGTATCTCAAATTGCTTTAAGAACTGTCTCTCGCATCCGGCGATCGGTCGCGCTGAATGGTGAGCCATTTCACGAAAGAAGTCCGAGGTTTCAGCGTGCGTTGTGGCATTGATTTGTGAAGCACTCAATCGATCGACAGGACGACCCAGCCTCTACTGCGGCACGAGTCTGAGAATCGATTGATTGTTGCGGTCACTTCTCTTCCATCTCCCGCTTCAACGACAATAACTGCGCGGCCCACAGTTCGGAAAATGGTGTAATCCAGCGTTCGTAAATTTGGCGGATGGGGACAGCGTTGATCGAGTTGATGCGTTGGCGGCCTTGTTCGCGTGTGTTGACGAGGTTGGAGTCGCGGAGCACGTCGAGGTGTTTCATGACGCCGAAGCGGGACAGTTCGGGAAATCGCTCGACGATGTCGGTTGTGGTGCGCGGACCGTCACGGAGCAGGTCGAGAATGGCGCGGCGCGTGGGATCGGAGAGGGCCTTCCAGACGGGGTCGAGGTCAGGGGACGAGGAGCGGGTTTGCGGTTCAGGGTTAGGGGTCTGGGGCTTTCGATTAGCTCGCGGTTTTTGGCGCTTACTCATTGGCGATGCTTGTTTGTTTTGCATTTCTAGAATAAGCGCAATTCAAGAAATATCGTAGCCCGTATGTCCCGTAGATTTCGGTGTAAATCGAGTGTGCGATTGCGATTACGAGCACGGGTAATAGCACAGGACGGCAAGTTTGCGCTTGTCGTCGTGTGTTCGCAATGGCGGAGCGCGCGGTGACGCGCGCTGCTATGAGCGCCCGGCGTGGACTTGCGAGAATCGGGAGAACTATTTCTCCGAATCGCACTTCAATTGGTCGAGCATTTGTTTCCATCCGTCCGCCATTCCGGTCCGGTGTTGTTCTTCGATCATGCCGATGGCACGGTGGCGCAGCGTGAGGCGCGTCTTGCCGTCTTCTTCCGTCAGCCGCACTTCGATGTGATTGACTGTTGGGTACGACATGAACATCGGGCCGGAGATTTCAAGAATCGTCGGCGGCTTGATCACCTGCACGTGGCCCCACAGGTGGCCGGTGTCGTTGCCGAGGTCCCGATACCAGCGCCCGCCGGGTTTCGCTTCGAGTTTGAAGTTCATCGAGCGTCCGTCGGGGTAGACCATCTTCTCGGTGAACTGACGAATCAGGCCATTGAACACATCGGCGATGGGACGGTTGATGTCAACGTGCTGTTCGATATCGACGGCCAATTCCAAGACTTCCATGGCACTTTTCCTCCGGGGTAGTTTGTGCACCGCAATACGTGACTAAAAGGTAACATATTTTTGCCCGCGTGTCAAGCGCAGGGGAATGGCGGCCTTTGATCGTAGTCACCGGGAACTGACCCGCACTGGCCATGGACCGTATCGTCCGCTCCGCGTCCTGTGGGCGTGCCCGTAGCCATTGCTGCGCAGTCCAATGCTCCACGTGCAGCGCGAACACGAAATTGCCGGCGCGGTGTGGCACAATAGGCGGTTTGTGCGTGGGGGAGTTTTGCGTGAAGTTCGATTCGGCGCGGTATGTGTTTTGGTTGTGTTGGGGGGCGACGACGTGTATTGCGATTGCGGCGAACCTCCCGCCGGTGTTTTTCACGACGTTCAGCGAAGCATTCGGCGGCGCCGCGGGATTGACGGACGAGCAGATTGGCCGCATACCCGCGGTAGTGTTTGGCGGGTTTGTCGTTGGAATTGCGGTGGCGAGCCCGTTTGCGGACGCCTGGGGCGCCAAAGTGTTTGTGGTCTCGGGCCTGGTGTCGCTGGTTGCGGGACTGGGTCTGTTGGGATGCGCGAACGCGTACTTGGTACTGCTGGCCGCCGTGTTCTTGCTGGGCCTTGGCGCGGGACTGATGGAAGTGGTGTTAAGCCCCGTCGTGGCTGCGCTCGAACCGCGCCGACGCGCAACGCTGCTCAACTGGTTGCACGCGGCGTTTTCGTTTGGCGCGGTAGGGACAGTCTTGATTGGGTCGGCGGCGCTTCACGTCGGCGTTTCGTGGCGCGCGGCGACGATCGCGCTGATCGCGGTACCCGCGGTCATTCTTGTTGGGTTCGCGGCGGTGCGCACGTTGCCGCTGGTACACGAGGAAGGCGCGCACGAACCGGTGCGGCAATTGGTGCGCCACCGGTTCTTGTGGGTGGCCGTCGTGTTGATTGCGCTGGGCGGCGGCACGGAGTTGGGCGTTGCGCAATGGTTGCCCGCGTATGCGGAGCGCAGTCTCGGCTTTACGAAGGCGTCGTCGGCGATGGTCCTTGCGGCGTTTTCGGTGGCGATGTTTGCGGGCCGCGTGGTATCGGGACATTGGCTCGCGCGCGTTACGGCCGAGCGCATGATGCTCGCGTTCTGCACGGGGTGCGTGGTGTTGGTGCTGATGGCGAGTTTTGCGCCGGCGCGCGCAATGGCATTGGCGGCGTGCATTGCGCTGGGCTTCGGCGTGAGTTGTTTCTGGCCGACGTCGCTGAGCCTGGCGAGCAACCGGTATCCCGGCGGTGGCGCGTCGATGTTTGGGATGTTGTCGGCGGTAGGAAACGCGGGCTGCATGGTCGTGCCGTGGTGCGTTGGATTCATCGCAGAGCGGACCACGTTGAATGTGGGCATTGCGTCGATCGCGGTATGCCCCGCGGCGATGGCGGTAATTCTGACGGTTTTGATGACGAGGAGGAATCAATCGTGACTGCAGATTGCTTGGCGCGGCGTAGCCGCAACCAGTTTCAGTCACAAAAGAACACAAAGAACGCTAAGAAAACTCAACCACAGATTTCACCGATGCCACAGATTGGCTCGGAACAGTTGGGACAAGAATTCAAAACTTTGAGAGTGAGTAGTACAGGTTGGATTTCGTAGATATCCGTATCATTCGCGCAGCCGGTGGATGGCCCCAGTTTTATGTGGCGCGAGATACCGGAAGAAATGGATAGGTCAATGTCGAATAAGACAAATATTGCGTTGGCGTTTTCGTACGTCATGTTTCCTGCCGTGGCGATGCTGCTGGGGTGGGGGCTGCGCGGGTATATCGGCGGGGGGCCGTTCGCGGCGATGATTCCCGGAGTGTTTGTCGCGCTTGGGTTCAGTCTAATATTCCGGCACGATGCGCGCACCGCGGCGATTGTTGCGATGTTTGGCGCGCTGGGAATTGGATATGGCGGCGACATGACGTATGGTCAAACGCTCGGCCTGGCGATCAAGCCGGAGACGATGTACTGGGGTTTGCTCGGCGTGACCGTGAAAGGTGGCGTGTGGGGACTGCTGGGTGGCGCGGTCCTTGGCGCGGGCCTCGTGCGGCAGTTGTACGATCGCAAGACGTTATCGATCGCTTTTCTTCTGACGGTCGTTGCGTTCTACCTTGGTTGGAAACTTATTAATGAACCGAAGTTGATCTATTTCTCCGATCCCGTTAACAAGCCGCGCGAGGAATCGTGGGCAGGTCTGCTGTTTGCCGCAGCCGCGTTTCTGGGATACGTTCGCGCGAAGTCGGACGGACCACTCGCGAGCTTGCCCGTCCGCTTCGCGCTATGGGGCGCGCTTGGCGGCGCGCTGGGGTTTGGAGGCGGCACGTTGTGGATGGTGTTTGGCCCTGACTTGCCGGTGGACCAGAAATGGTGGGGTTGGTGGAAGATGATGGAGTTTTCGTTCGGGTTCATCCTGGGGGCGGCGCTTGGATTGTGCGCCTGGTTGAACCGGGGGCGTTGCTCTGAAACCAAAGAAGGCGACACGCCGGAACGGTCGTCGCACTGGGCGGTGGTTGGCGCGGTCGCGTTTGTCGCGCTCATGTTCGTGTGGGCCGTGCCGGTCACGGAGCGCGCGATCGACGCGGACGCAGGCGGGATACTGGCGTACGTGCAGAAAGACATAGATCGTTTGGTCGGCAGTTTTATACTGTTCGGCGCGGTGTGCTTTACGGTGGGCGTTCGGTCCGTGCCGGCCGCATGGCAGATCGCCCTGACGCTGACGTTCTTCCATACGGTCCTTGACCTCGTTGGCGATTTCACGGGCCCGAAACCCGGTTCCGGGTTTTTGCTGCCGGTGTGGGCGAACGCGTGCCTTCTGCTTGGCGCGACGGGCGCGTTTGGAATCGGTGTGGCGCGAATTGCGAAACGGGCCAATCCCGTCGCGGCGATGTACCTGTTGCTCGTGTGGGCGTGCTACGCGGTCGCGACGGCACGGACCTTTGTGCGCAGGGAATACCTCGATCCCGGGGACGGCCCGGGCTTTGCCGCGCTCTTTTTTCACGAACATCCGTCGACGTTCGTGATGCAAGTCATTTTTACGGTGTCCGCGATTGTGACGACGGTGTACATCGTGCGCCTGCGGCGACGGGACGAAGTCCACGCCTAAGCGCATCTAATGGTTCGTTGAAATCTCGCGGCAGACCACGTCTTGAAGGCAGCGAAGTGATCGAAAGGACCAAAGTGACGAAAACGACCAAAAAGGACGCAAGAGGGATTTGGCGATGGCGCGGAGGTTGACGACTTCCGGGACTGGGCGGGGTCAACGACGTGTTGGAGACCCTAAGTCTATCGCCGAACGCAAGTTGCGTTGCGCCAGTATTTTGCGCTAGAATTTCGCTTTCTCAGGGCTGCGGGCTTTCGACGGAGGAACACAACGCGCATGACCCGTAGCATGACGGGATTTGGCAAGGCGGCGGGCGAGTTCAACGGGCAGGCGATCACCGTCGAGGTGAGTGCCGTGAACAGCCGTTACCTCGACTGCAACCTGCGGCTTCCGCCGTCGTGGAGCGCGCTGGATCCGGTCCTCAAGCAGACGATTCGCAAGCACATTCAGCGCGGCAAGTTGACGGTCACGGTCAACCGCAAGCGCACGATGTCCGCCGCGAAATCCGTGAAGTTCGACGCGGGAATTGCGCAACAGTACCTCGACGCGGCCAAAGAGTTGACGTCGATGATCGGCAGCTACGAAACGCTGCCGCTCAGCGTGCTCGCGCAGCTCGAAGGCGTGCTGTACCACGAGGAGGCGGACGAGGACCTGAGCGCGGTCGAACCCATCCTGGTCGAGATAGCGGAGGAGGCGCTGGCGCAGCTCGATCGCATGCGCGCGAACGAAGGCAAAGCGCTCGCGGACGAGATTCGGCAGCGCATCCAACTTATACGGCAGGGTGTCGCGGCGATCGAAGCGCGGTTGCCCGAGTTGAACGCGATGTACGAGGAGCGGTTGCGCTCGCGCATTAGCGAACTGCGCACCGAAACGAACATCACCGACGAGCGCATGGCGATCGAAGTCGCGCTGATGGCGGACAAGAGCGACGTGACGGAAGAGGTTGTGCGGTTAAAAGCGCACCTTGAGCATTTGGAAGAGATACTCGGTTCGAAGGAGCCGTCCGGGCGCAAGTTGGACTTTCTCACGCAGGAAGTACACCGCGAGGTCAATACGCTTGGTGTGAAGACGCGCGACGCCAACGTGGCCAAGGACGTGCTCGGCCTGAAGGCCGAGGTCGAGAAAATGCGCGAACAGATTCAGAACATCGAGTGAGCGCGGACCGAAGGGACGCAGCGGTGGGCGAGGCGGCAAAGGCCGGGCGGATATTCGTGGTGTCGGCGCCATCGGGTGCGGGCAAGCACACGATCCTCAAACGGACGCTTGCGGCAGACCCGAGCCTGACGTATTCGGTTTCCGCGACGACGCGCAAACCGCGCGCGGGCGAGCAGGACGGACGCGAGTACTATTTTCTCGATCGCGCGGAATTCGAGCGGCGCGTGGGCGCGGGCGAGTTCGCGGAGTGGGCGGAAGTCCACGGCAACCTGTACGGCACGTTGCGGAGCGAACTGGACCGAATCGTTGCGTCTGGCAAAGACGCGCTGCTCGAGCTTGACGTGCAGGGCATGCGCAATGTCCGGCGGATGGGCATTGACGCGGTGACGGTGTTCATCATGGCGCCGTCGTTCGAGGAGCTTGAGCAACGGCTTCGCGCGCGCGGCACGGACAGCGACGAAGTGATCGCCGTGCGATTGAAAAATGCGCGCGAAGAAGTTGCCGCGAAAGACGAATTCGATCACGTGATTGTGAACGTGGACATACGAGAGGCGGTGGCCGAATTGGGGGCCATCATCAGGGCCGCGCGCGAAGGCGCGGGCCGCGCAGAGACAGAGGAGAGCAGTCAGACATGAGCAACCTTTCCGTGGAACAGTTCGAGGGCAAGATCGACAGCCTGTACCGGCTGGTAATCCTTGCGGCCAAGCGGGCCACGCAAATCTCGAAGCCCGATTCGCGCCCGCTGGTGCCGGTGCGCTCGCGCAAACCGACGCTCGTCGCGCTCGAGGAAGTGCTGAGTGGCAAGGTCAAACCGCGTATCGGCGAAGGCGATGAAGAGGATTTTCTCGAATAGGGAAATCGTACTGGGCGTGACGGGGTCCATTGCGGCGTATAAGGCCTGCGAACTCGCGTCACGTCTGACGGAGTACGGCGCGAAGGTGACGCCCGTGCTCACGAAATCGGCGTGCGAGCTGGTTGGCCCAGCGACGTTCGAGGCGGTCTGCGGGCGGCGCGCGATCACGCATATGTTCGAGCCGCTGCAAAACCCGGAGGTCGAGCATATCGCGGTCGCGCTGAAGGCGCACTTGTATCTCATCGCGCCGGCGACGGCTAACTTCATTGCGAAGGCCGCGCATGGGATCGCCGACGACTGGCTCACTACGACGTTGCTGGCGACGCGCGCGCCGATACTCGTCGCCCCCGCAATGAACACCAACATGTTCGAGCATCCCGCAACGCAGGAAAACATCCAGACATTGCGCAGGCGTGGCGTGCATTTTATCGGGCCCGATGCGGGGCGCCTTGCGTGCAAAACCGTCGGGCCGGGTCGGCTGATCGATCCGGCGCGAATTGTCGAGGCCTGCGTGCCGCTCGTAAGTGACCGGCGCGACCTCGACGGCGTTCGAATCGTCATGACCAGCGGCGGCACGCACGAGCCGATCGATCCGGTGCGGTACATCGGCAACCGTTCGTCGGGGAAGATGGGGCGCGCGCTTGCGATCGAGGCGTTGGCGCGGGGTGCGAGCGTCACGGTAATTACCGGGCCCTGCGATGTGCCGTTGCCCGAGGGCGCACTCGTCATTCCGGTCGAGAGCGCCGCGCAGATGGCGGAGGCCGTGGTGAACCTCGCGCAGGACGCGGACGTGTTTATCGGCGCGGCCGCGGTCGCGGACTACCGCGTCGAGAATCCGTCCGATTCGAAGCGGAAGAAGACCGGCAGGAAGTTTGAATTGTCGCTGGTGGAAAATCCGGACGTGCTGGGCTTGGTCGGCGCGGTGAAACGGGCGAAGCAGATTTTGGTTGGGTTCGCGGCCGAGACGGACGATCTGCTCGCGAATGCCGCGGCGAAATTGAAGAAGAAACAGCTCGATTTGATCGTCGCGAATGAAGTGAACACGGATGTGTCGGGCTTTGGGAAAGATACATCGAAGGCCGCGCTCATCGGGAGCGACGGAGTCGTTCAAGAACTTCCGCTTCTGACCAAAGAGGAAGTCGCCGAACGCATTTTGGACCGTGTCGCCGCGCTTGCGGCCAAGGCGTGACGGCGGGCCGAATGGAATTTGTCCGAATCACCTCGGTTGACGACCCGTTTTTTGCGAAGATGCACGCGCTGATGCAGCGTGTCTTTCCCGCGGACGAGGTGCTCGAATTCGACTTGTGGAAGGGGCCGTTGAAGGACGACGGCCTTCGCGTGTGCGTGGCGGTGCACGGCGGCGGCGTGGTCGGCGCGACTGAGTATCGGTACTATCCCGATCTCAACGTGGCGATGACCGACTTCACGATCATCGGGCGCGAGGGTTTGGGCGTTGGCCGGTACCTGTATCTGAAGCGCAAGGCGGACCTGGAACAATGGGCGCGGCGGTACAACAAAACGCCGCTCGGCATGTTCGCGGAGATTTACGATCCCTACCGCGCGGAGAAATACGCGTTTGGCGGGATCAAGCCAATGGATCCTTACGTGCGGCGCGAGGTGTTGTCACACCTGGGATATAAGCGGCTGGATTTTCCGTATGTGCATCCGTCGTGGACAAACGCGGGCGGTGCTGTAAGCGAATTGGACCTGTGCTTTCTGCCGGCGGACGATGCGATGGAGTCGCTGTCCGCGGAATTGATCGTTGCGTTCTTGACGGGATACTACGCGGTACTGGCGAATAAGCCGGCCGAGTGGCATGAAATGATTGAGCAGTTGAAGGGGATCCAGCAGGTCGCTCTGCTGCCGCTGTAATCGAGAAGTTCGATTACGATTACGAGCACGGACACGAGCACGAAGAACACACGGGATGTTGGGATGAAGGCGATTATTATAGGCGCGGGAAGAGGAGTGAGGCTTATGCCGCACACGGCGGATGCGCCCAAGTGTTTCGCCGAAGTGAAGGGCAAGCGCATCCTCGACTGGGGGCTTGAGGCGCTCGCGTCTGCCGGGCTGGACGATGTTGTGTTTATCGGCGGGTACCGGATCGAGATGGTGCGCGAGGCGTACCCGCACTTTACGTATTGTCACAACGCGGATTGGCAAAACAACAATATTCTCGAATCGCTGATGCACGCGATGGACCATATGCACGACGGGTT
It encodes:
- a CDS encoding YicC family protein, which produces MTRSMTGFGKAAGEFNGQAITVEVSAVNSRYLDCNLRLPPSWSALDPVLKQTIRKHIQRGKLTVTVNRKRTMSAAKSVKFDAGIAQQYLDAAKELTSMIGSYETLPLSVLAQLEGVLYHEEADEDLSAVEPILVEIAEEALAQLDRMRANEGKALADEIRQRIQLIRQGVAAIEARLPELNAMYEERLRSRISELRTETNITDERMAIEVALMADKSDVTEEVVRLKAHLEHLEEILGSKEPSGRKLDFLTQEVHREVNTLGVKTRDANVAKDVLGLKAEVEKMREQIQNIE
- a CDS encoding SRPBCC domain-containing protein, encoding MEVLELAVDIEQHVDINRPIADVFNGLIRQFTEKMVYPDGRSMNFKLEAKPGGRWYRDLGNDTGHLWGHVQVIKPPTILEISGPMFMSYPTVNHIEVRLTEEDGKTRLTLRHRAIGMIEEQHRTGMADGWKQMLDQLKCDSEK
- a CDS encoding helix-turn-helix transcriptional regulator is translated as MSKRQKPRANRKPQTPNPEPQTRSSSPDLDPVWKALSDPTRRAILDLLRDGPRTTTDIVERFPELSRFGVMKHLDVLRDSNLVNTREQGRQRINSINAVPIRQIYERWITPFSELWAAQLLSLKREMEEK
- the rpoZ gene encoding DNA-directed RNA polymerase subunit omega, with the translated sequence MSNLSVEQFEGKIDSLYRLVILAAKRATQISKPDSRPLVPVRSRKPTLVALEEVLSGKVKPRIGEGDEEDFLE
- the gmk gene encoding guanylate kinase, whose translation is MFVVSAPSGAGKHTILKRTLAADPSLTYSVSATTRKPRAGEQDGREYYFLDRAEFERRVGAGEFAEWAEVHGNLYGTLRSELDRIVASGKDALLELDVQGMRNVRRMGIDAVTVFIMAPSFEELEQRLRARGTDSDEVIAVRLKNAREEVAAKDEFDHVIVNVDIREAVAELGAIIRAAREGAGRAETEESSQT
- the coaBC gene encoding bifunctional phosphopantothenoylcysteine decarboxylase/phosphopantothenate--cysteine ligase CoaBC, which gives rise to MKRIFSNREIVLGVTGSIAAYKACELASRLTEYGAKVTPVLTKSACELVGPATFEAVCGRRAITHMFEPLQNPEVEHIAVALKAHLYLIAPATANFIAKAAHGIADDWLTTTLLATRAPILVAPAMNTNMFEHPATQENIQTLRRRGVHFIGPDAGRLACKTVGPGRLIDPARIVEACVPLVSDRRDLDGVRIVMTSGGTHEPIDPVRYIGNRSSGKMGRALAIEALARGASVTVITGPCDVPLPEGALVIPVESAAQMAEAVVNLAQDADVFIGAAAVADYRVENPSDSKRKKTGRKFELSLVENPDVLGLVGAVKRAKQILVGFAAETDDLLANAAAKLKKKQLDLIVANEVNTDVSGFGKDTSKAALIGSDGVVQELPLLTKEEVAERILDRVAALAAKA
- a CDS encoding GNAT family N-acetyltransferase, whose protein sequence is MEFVRITSVDDPFFAKMHALMQRVFPADEVLEFDLWKGPLKDDGLRVCVAVHGGGVVGATEYRYYPDLNVAMTDFTIIGREGLGVGRYLYLKRKADLEQWARRYNKTPLGMFAEIYDPYRAEKYAFGGIKPMDPYVRREVLSHLGYKRLDFPYVHPSWTNAGGAVSELDLCFLPADDAMESLSAELIVAFLTGYYAVLANKPAEWHEMIEQLKGIQQVALLPL
- a CDS encoding MFS transporter is translated as MKFDSARYVFWLCWGATTCIAIAANLPPVFFTTFSEAFGGAAGLTDEQIGRIPAVVFGGFVVGIAVASPFADAWGAKVFVVSGLVSLVAGLGLLGCANAYLVLLAAVFLLGLGAGLMEVVLSPVVAALEPRRRATLLNWLHAAFSFGAVGTVLIGSAALHVGVSWRAATIALIAVPAVILVGFAAVRTLPLVHEEGAHEPVRQLVRHRFLWVAVVLIALGGGTELGVAQWLPAYAERSLGFTKASSAMVLAAFSVAMFAGRVVSGHWLARVTAERMMLAFCTGCVVLVLMASFAPARAMALAACIALGFGVSCFWPTSLSLASNRYPGGGASMFGMLSAVGNAGCMVVPWCVGFIAERTTLNVGIASIAVCPAAMAVILTVLMTRRNQS
- a CDS encoding VCBS repeat-containing protein: MMPLIACLLYTSLPLAAEEHLAPIKYNNPGLVVDLGVGLWAWPLPMDFDGDGDYDLVVTCPDKPQAGTFFFENVDGDMRFPVFKPGVRISKSLQNAQVSYVNGKPHVLTPGLEHHQFLTNGLDTSRPLPLDPKLNLTGKLRANQWKWADYDGDGIHDLIVGIGEWTEYGWDNAYDANGNWTNGPLRGWVYFARNTGTIDAPALAEPVKLEADGKPVDGYGMPSPNLEDFDGDGDLDLICGEFLDGFTWFENIGTRTDPEFAAGRPLTYRGEPVRMDLQMIVPVAIDWDKDGDQDLIVGDEDGRVALIEHTGEIVDRMPQFKPPVYFQQQAEYLKCGALATPVSFDWDNDGDEDIVSGNTAGYIEVFENLGGSPPKWAAPKKLEADGKVIRIQAGPNGSIQGPAEAKWGYTTLSVADWDHDGLPDIVVNSIWGKVIWYRNIGARSAPKLAAAQPIEVAWLSAPPKPAWTWWDPVGNELVTQWRTTPVVIDFNADGLNDLVMLDHEGYLALFKRTRGADGALQLQPGARIFVDESGTPLLLSKGVAGKSGRRKLTLVDWDGDKRLDILINSTNCDWLKNLRDDGGNVVFKEMGALSDLVLAGHDTSPTTSDWNKDGVRELLLGAEDGRIYRLNRTVQTGSTS